A segment of the Romboutsia sp. 13368 genome:
TTTCTATATTATTATCTTTAACATAATTACTAAATCCTAARGATATATCCTCAATTAAAGTTACTATATTATAATAATCTTTATTACTCTCATAGAAATTTAATTCTAGTTTAGATAAATCCATTATATTATTTATTATTTCCATTAATATATCAGAATTTTTCTTAATAGTATCAACAGAATTTGCAAGTTTACTATTTGGATTATATTTTATATCATCCTTATGTAAGATTGATATTAATTGGTTTGCTGATGATATTACATTTAACGGTGTCTTTAATTCATGAGACATATTTATAAAAAATTCAGATTTTATTTTATTTTCTCTTTTTTGCTTTTCTATCTCTATTTCCATTAATTCAGTTTTTACTTCTTCAGTTATATCTCTTACTATACCAACTACATTTAATTTTTTATTTACTTCTATAATTGTTCCTCCACATTCTATATGAATATCCTTATTAGAGTTCTTTAATATCTTTCTTTGGAATTTTAAGCTTCCACTTTCTTTAGACGATGTTAAAATCATACTTTCACTTATATCATCTAAATTTATATCTTCAATGTTTTTTGAGTTTGTCAATTCTAAAAATCTAGAATTTGCATAAGTTATACTATTATTATCAAAATTTGATATATATATTCCTTCTGGTATTATATTAACCAAAGATTCATACTTTTCTTTACTTAGTTTTAGCTTTCTCAATAATTTTTTATAGTTAGTTATATCTCTAATGGCAATTACATTTTTCTTATTGTGATTATCTTTAAAACTTGATCTATCTATATTCAAGCAAATTTCATTTCCATCTTCATATATATAGTTAAATTCTCCATTTTTCTCAGAATTAAATATAATATTATTTATTGATTTATTTCTAACATCTATATTCTGACTTTTCCTATTGTTATAAATAATATTATTTTCATCTGTTAACAATATAGAATATGGTATATTGTCTACTATTTTTTTATACTTAATTTGATTTTCTTTTATTTTCATTTCACTTTTTTTCTTGTATGTTATATCATCTACATAGCAAATAAAACCTAGCTCATTATCATCTACAATTATTTTACAATAAGTACAATCAAAGTACCTACCGTCCTTGCCTTCAAATTCACCTTTTAGTTTATCTGTATTTTTATTTAATAAGCTAAGATATTTCAAGAATTTATCTTTATTTTTCACACTATTATCTAAGAATTCCAATAAACTTAAATTACCTTTAGATAATTTATACTCCTTCCACATATTGTAAAAGCTTTCATCTTCATTAACTATATTACCTAAATTGTCTATTAGAATTACACATTTATTACTTTGATCTAAAATTACATTTAAAAGATTTTTCTTTTTATTTAAATTTTCTTTTATAGCATTTGTTATATCTTTATTTATATTTAATTTTTCATCATCATTCTTTATTTCTTCTTCATATAAATTTACCTTATTTAAAATTTTCTTATTTTTCATTTCACATTCATGTATATATATTTTATATATCTCTACTAATATTAATAATGCTGATATAAAATTTAATATACTTCCTAAATTCATAACATATAAATTATTATCAAATAGTAATCCTATCATTATATATGCTAAATCTAAAATTATTACAATTTTTGATATGTTACTCAAGCTATAATTGTATATACTTATAGAAAACATATATACTGTTGTCATCAAGATACATGCTAAAAGTAATTTATCAAACTCTAATAATCTATAGTTAAATACTGATAATATTGGAAATAATGTTAATATATAATTCATATTCATTACAATTTTTAAATTATGATTTTTAAAATTATATAAATTTATTCTTAATATAAGCAAAATTATAAGTATCTGGCTATTATAATTTAATAAACTAGTATCAAATTTACGGCTTAATAATATAAATTGATATATAACTATAGTTGCTATATTTATATATAACATAGTATTCTTTTTATTTTTTTTAGTAATCCAATTTGCATATAATATGTATATACTAGTAAGAAAAATTGATATACTAAATATATTTATATACTTATACATATTAGTCTCCTTATTAATCACCTTTAAGAAGTTAGATTAAGATATATATCAGAGTATTCTATTTCTATCTTCTCAATTTGGCTAAACTTATCTTGCAGTTTAATATTTTTACTTAATATATTATTAGGTAAAATTATTTTAAATTCACTTCCTTTGTTTAATTCACTCTCTACATTTATTTTTATATTATTTAAACTTGCTAATTTATGTACAACAGAAAGTCCCATTCCTGTACCTTCACAGCCTCTAGATAATGTTGTATCTATTTGTTCAAAATTTTCAAATATTACCTCAAGCTTGTCTTTTGGTATTCCTATACCTGTATCCTTTATAGATATACATACTTGTTCATTTAGCATGTATATACTTACAGTTATCTTTCCACCTGAATTTGTAAACTTAATTGCATTTGATAATATATTTAAAATTATTTTTTCTACTTTATCTATATCCAAAGCTAATATTTTTTTATTTATTTCAGATTTAAATTCTATGTATATTCCTTTTTTAATAGTATATGATGTAGATATTTTTACTATATTTTCAATCAATTTAACTATATCACATTTACTTAAGTTTATATTACATGTACCATTATCAATTCTACTTACATGTTCTATATTATTTAGAAGCTTTATAAGTCTATAACAATTTTGCTTAACTAATCTAGTATGATTATTAATATTATCAGATCTATATTCTTCTTCACTTTTAATCAAACTATTATTAGCTTTAAATATTAAATCTATTGGTTTTTTAATTTCATAAGCTATATTATATAAAAACTCTGTTTTAAACTTATTTTTTGTATTTATATTATTTAATTCTTTTTCTAATTGTAATGATTTAAATTCATAATCTAAAATTCTAAATACTACTACAAGTGTATCTTCTTCTTCCCTTTTAACAATAGCTAAAGATATATCAATATTATTTATCTTATCTACAGTAAATCTTTTAAATGTCCCATATTCTTCTTCTCTTAAGTAATTTCTTATTGATTCATTTAGTTTTTCTAAACCTACAGTCTTTAGAAGTCTCATACTAGCTTCATTTCTATAAATATGATTATTATTTTTAGGATTTATAATTATAATTCCTTCTGGTAATGTTTGTAATAGTAATTTATATGTTTTCTCACTTTGCTCTATATTCATTATTGTATTTTCAAGTTCTGTTACATCTATAACTATACTAAGTAGTAAATCCTCATTATTTATATTTATATTTGTAGTGACTAATTCTACTATCTTTCCATTTAATAACTCTATTTTATTTGTAACTTTATTTTCTTTTTTACTAATTACTAATTCTATGTTTGATAAAAATTTTTCTCTAAATTTTTTAACTATAATATCTTTTATACTTTCTATAGATATTTGTTTTTTATCACTATTTAAACCTAATATATCTAGTCCTTTATTATTTATATATTCAATATTTTTATTGTCATGTATTATAACCCCTTCATTTAAAACATCCATTAATTTTTTGTACATTTGCTCACTTTCATTTAACTTATTTTGTATTAATGTAGTTTGAGTTATATCTTTTAGTATACAGATAATAATATGCTTATCATCTAAAATATCTGCTTTACATTCAAATCTATATATTTTTTTATCATAAGATTGAATATTTATACTAATATTACTGCCAGTTATCGATTTTTTTATTTCATCCATTATGTCGCTATATTTCGGGAACTTAAATTCTAAATATTTTAATATGTCAAATTTATCTTCATGTTTATATTCACTTATTAATTGTCTAAATGATTCATTACTATTTATAAATTCTTTATTAATATCTAAAATAAATATTGGTATGTCAGATTCTTCTATTGATTTGCTAATTTTTTTACTAATTTCTAAAACTTCATCTTTATAATTTTTTTGATCTTTTTTTTCTAAATATATATTTTTTTCAATACTTTTTATATATGTTTTTTTATTACTTAGTTCACTTTTATTAAATAATACTATCTCATTATATAATTTTANNNNNNNNNNNNNNNNNNNNNNNNNNNNNNNNNNNNNNNNNNNNNNNNNNNNNNNNNNNNNNNNNNNNNNNNNNNNNNNNNNNNNNNNNNNNNNNNNNNNNNNNNNNNNNNNNNNNNNNNNNNNNNNNNNNNNNNNNNNNNNNNNNNNNNNNNNNNNNNNNNNNNNNNNNNNNNNNNAAATATTATACCTAGTATTATAATATTTATTGTTTTATTAGGATTAATTAATAATATGTACATAAAAAATTCTAATATATATATAATAGATTCTATTAATAGATTAGTGTCTTTATTTAATGTATAAAATATTACAGATACCATGGGTATAGAAAATATAACAATTATATTTATAACTTCTAATAATTCCTTATATTTATATAAATCCATTATAATAATCACCATCCTTTTTCTAAATTCATAAACTTTATCTAAAATTAATTGTTTTTTAACTAAATCTGATATATAAAATAAGGTAATATTCTCTTTTTTGCTATATAAGTAATGTTAGCAGATTCATATAAGTTTTTTTGTCGTTTTTAACTGTCTAATCTATGATTTTTTCAACAAAAAAAGCCTTATTTATTTAAATAAGGCTTTTTTCAGATTTTAGCTCTTTTCTTAATTTTTTTAAAGCTCTTTTCTCAATTCTAGATACATAAGACCTTGATATTTCTAATTTTTCAGCTATCTCCCTTTGTGTTTTATATCCACATGTAGTAAGGCCATACCTTAATAGTATTATTTCCTTCTCTCTTTTAGTCAGTATTTTATCTAATTGTTCATACAACTTACTAATTTGAACCTTTAGTTCTACTTGATCTAATATATAATCAATATCTGTCCCTAAAATATCAATAAGGCTAATTTCATTTCCTTCCTTATCCATACCTATTGGGTCTTGAAGAGATACTTGCACCTTATTTTTCTTATTAGTTCTAATATTCATAAGKATTTCATTTTCAATACATTTAGATGCATATGTTGCAAGTCTGGTACCTTTATCTATATTGTAAGTTTCTATTGCTTTAATTAATCCTATAGTTCCTATAGATATTAAATCATCTTGATCCTCATTAGAATTATTGTATTTTTTAGCTATATGGGCTACTAATCTCATGTTTCTCTCTATTAAAACTTCCTTTGCATGTTCATCTTGCTCTTCTTTAAATTTTGTTAGATATTTTACTTCTTCTTCAGGGGTTAATGGCTTTTCAAATGATTTTATTATAGTCAAAAGGACACCCCCCTTTTAATTACATATCATTGTAAATTATATGAAGGTGACCTTGTCTAATTGCTAACTTTAATTTTATTTTTTATTATTTATTTTTATGCATATTTCTTTGAATAAAGGTATTGATGATTTATTTCCATTTTCATTTCCTTCTACTAACACAGTTATTGCATATTTAGGGTTATTTTCTGGATAAAATCCAGTTATCCAGCTATGATTTACCTTTATATTATTTATAGTACTTTGAGCTGTTCCTGTTTTTACACCACACCCACCTGGTAAATCATTTAAATCCTTTCCAGTACCTTCCTTAGATACATTTTTCATCATTTCTTTTACTTTAGTTATTGAATATGGTGATATTATATCTTGATTTTTAGAACCTTTTAATGTTTTTATAATATTTTTATTTGAATCTAATATACTATCATATAAATAAAGTTGCTTATATGTACCATTATTAGCTATTATTTGAGTCATTTGGTTAACTTGTATAGGTGTAAATTCCATACTACCTTGTCCTATTGCTAAATTTCTTATAGAAATATCATTTGGAATATCTCGTGATTTTTCTTCATCCAATCCTATATCTATCTTTTGACTTAGTTTTAGTTTTTTAGCTGCTTCTATTATTTCATCTTTACCAACTTTCATAGCTATATCTAAAAATGCCGGATTACACGAATTAGAAAAAGCTTCTTTTAAAGTTTGTACTCCATGTCCATCTAATTTATTACAATTTAAAATTTCATTATTTTTACCTATACTTATATTTCCACTACAATCATATTCATAATTTTCATCTATTATATTATTTTCTAGTGCAGCATAAAGGACTACTATCTTAAATATAGAACCAACAGGGTAACTAACCTGAATTGCCCTATTCATAGTTTCTCCATTTTTACTAGTGATATATTGAGATAAGTTATTCTGATCAAAGTTTGGTCTAGAACTTATAGCTAATATCTCTCCTGTATCTACATCTGATACTACTATTGCACTAGGGTTTTCTTCCTTATCAGCTACGCTTTCAACAATTTTTTGTATATCTTGGTCTATAGTTAACTTTATATGTCTATCGTCATTATTTTGATCTATTGTCTGTATAGTTCCTTTTAGTATTCCTATATTTTCATTTCCTTCATTTCCAGCTTGACCAGCTTTAAAAACAGAAATATATTCTTCATGAGAATTATTTAATAAATCTTCCATGCTTTTTTCAATTCCATATTGTCCTATCTTATCTACACTATTTATATATCCTATAGTATGAGATAAAAGTCCATCTGATGAATACCTTAATTTTCTTTCTTCTACTATTACACCACTTTCTTCTAATAATTTTTCAGTATTAGAATCTATCTCTTTTACTTCAATTTCTACTACTGATTCTAAAACATTATATTGTACATCTTTTTTTAGTTCTCCATCCGAGTCTCTAATTACTTTATCTACTAAATTTTTAATTTTATTATCAGTTAATATTTCTTCTTTAGTTGCTACTATGATTTTAGATATTTGATTATCAGTTAGAGGCTTATCATTTCTATCATATACAGTTCCTCTTCCACTATTTAGCTCTATTTTTCTAGTATTTTGACTTTCAACTTTTTCTTTGTATAAGTCAGAATTTATAATTTGAATATCTGCAGTTYTATATATTAAAACTAAATATCCTATTATAAATATTAAAAATATACTATGTGTTCTTCTTATTATTCGCTTTGGTAAAGTCGTTTTTTTTTGCATAAAATCACCCCTTAGATATTTACTATTTTTAACAATATCTAAGGGGTTAATACTTTATTATAATTAATTTAATTGAGTTTTTATTTTAGTTATAACTATATCTATTGCAACTTCGTTTTGTCCACCTTCTGGCATTATTATATCTGCATATTTTTTATAAGGTTCTATAAATTGATCATGGGCAGGCTTAACTGTTGATAAGTATTGTTCTATAACTGAATCTACAGTTCTTCCTCTCTCTTTTATATCTCTTTGTATTCTTCTAAGTATTCTTATATCATCTTCTGTATCTACATATATTTTTATATCTAATTTATCTCTTAGTTCTTCATCTTCAAATATCATTATACCTTCAACTATAATTATATCCTTAGGAGCTATAGTAACTGTTTCATTTTGCTTTCTAGTGTGTAATTCATAGTCGTATATTGGTTTTTCTATAGTTTTACCTTCACATAGTTCATCTAAGTGCTTTATAAGTAATTTATTATCAAAAGAAAGTGGATGATCGTAATTTGTTTTTAATCTTTCTTCAAAAGTTAAATGAGATTGATCTTTGTAATATGCATCTTGCTCTAATGTAGCTATGTTTTCTTCAGGTATATTTTCTATTATAGCTTTACAAACTGTACTCTTACCTGATCCTGTTCCTCCTGTTATACCTATTATAAGTGGTCTCTTCTTGTTCATAWTGTCAATTCTCCTTAATATATAATATAGCTTTATTTTACTCGTCTTTGTTAGGATTATTTAAATAAAATCCTGATGTAAAATTCCTATTATTTAATTTATTTAAATCTTCTAACCAAAGAGGATCAAATTCCCAAGTATTAGGATTTTCATAAAAAGCATCTATTGCTTTTCTATATGCAGCTACAGCTGTTGCAACATATTGTTCATCCTTCATTCTTCCATCAATTCTAAGGCTTGTTATACCGCATTTTATAAGTTCTGGTATATATTCTATCATACATAAATCTTCTGTATTAAATAAAAATGTACCTCTTTCATCTTCATATACAGGGAAATATTTTCCTGGTCTTTTTTCCTCAACTAAATTGTATTGTTTAGATTTTATATTATTTTCATTATTAGCATTTTTACCAGTTAAAAAATTACTTAATAATTTTCTACCTGAATGTGATATAAATAATGATCCATGAACTAATGCTTCGATTTCCATATCAACAGGGCAGTTTAATCTTATTTGACCTATTTCTTCACATGATAATTCTTTTGAAACAATCATTCTCTTTATACCTTGATTATACCAAAATTGTGCAGTTTCATAATTAGTTATATTAGCCTGATCACTTAAATGCACAGTTACATCTTTTGATACCTCTTTAACAATAGTC
Coding sequences within it:
- a CDS encoding PAS domain-containing sensor histidine kinase encodes the protein MYKYINIFSISIFLTSIYILYANWITKKNKKNTMLYINIATIVIYQFILLSRKFDTSLLNYNSQILIILLILRINLYNFKNHNLKIVMNMNYILTLFPILSVFNYRLLEFDKLLLACILMTTVYMFSISIYNYSLSNISKIVIILDLAYIMIGLLFDNNLYVMNLGSILNFISALLILVEIYKIYIHECEMKNKKILNKVNLYEEEIKNDDEKLNINKDITNAIKENLNKKKNLLNVILDQSNKCVILIDNLGNIVNEDESFYNMWKEYKLSKGNLSLLEFLDNSVKNKDKFLKYLSLLNKNTDKLKGEFEGKDGRYFDCTYCKIIVDDNELGFICYVDDITYKKKSEMKIKENQIKYKKIVDNIPYSILLTDENNIIYNNRKSQNIDVRNKSINNIIFNSEKNGEFNYIYEDGNEICLNIDRSSFKDNHNKKNVIAIRDITNYKKLLRKLKLSKEKYESLVNIIPEGIYISNFDNNSITYANSRFLELTNSKNIEDINLDDISESMILTSSKESGSLKFQRKILKNSNKDIHIECGGTIIEVNKKLNVVGIVRDITEEVKTELMEIEIEKQKRENKIKSEFFINMSHELKTPLNVISSANQLISILHKDDIKYNPNSKLANSVDTIKKNSDILMEIINNIMDLSKLELNFYESNKDYYNIVTLIEDISLGFSNYVKDNNIEILFDTDEEESIGLVDPKDIEKIILTLLTMVLRYSDENSIVEILLTNKYNKNIICIKNSKGYDYNKYINDKDRRILDIAVSLAKNIIILYNGKIDIKTDSDKNIEICVEFNLXSDIKHYKNRIKDDNDEFVYQKYLNMCNF
- a CDS encoding PAS domain-containing sensor histidine kinase, whose translation is KLYNEIVLFNKSELSNKKTYIKSIEKNIYLEKKDQKNYKDEVLEISKKISKSIEESDIPIFILDINKEFINSNESFRQLISEYKHEDKFDILKYLEFKFPKYSDIMDEIKKSITGSNISINIQSYDKKIYRFECKADILDDKHIIICILKDITQTTLIQNKLNESEQMYKKLMDVLNEGVIIHDNKNIEYINNKGLDILGLNSDKKQISIESIKDIIVKKFREKFLSNIELVISKKENKVTNKIELLNGKIVELVTTNININNEDLLLSIVIDVTELENTIMNIEQSEKTYKLLLQTLPEGIIIINPKNNNHIYRNEASMRLLKTVGLEKLNESIRNYLREEEYGTFKRFTVDKINNIDISLAIVKREEEDTLVVVFRILDYEFKSLQLEKELNNINTKNKFKTEFLYNIAYEIKKPIDLIFKANNSLIKSEEEYRSDNINNHTRLVKQNCYRLIKLLNNIEHVSRIDNGTCNINLSKCDIVKLIENIVKISTSYTIKKGIYIEFKSEINKKILALDIDKVEKIILNILSNAIKFTNSGGKITVSIYMLNEQVCISIKDTGIGIPKDKLEVIFENFEQIDTTLSRGCEGTGMGLSVVHKLASLNNIKINVESELNKGSEFKIILPNNILSKNIKLQDKFSQIEKIEIEYSDIYLNLTS
- the sigK gene encoding RNA polymerase sporulation sigma factor SigK, whose protein sequence is MTIIKSFEKPLTPEEEVKYLTKFKEEQDEHAKEVLIERNMRLVAHIAKKYNNSNEDQDDLISIGTIGLIKAIETYNIDKGTRLATYASKCIENEILMNIRTNKKNKVQVSLQDPIGMDKEGNEISLIDILGTDIDYILDQVELKVQISKLYEQLDKILTKREKEIILLRYGLTTCGYKTQREIAEKLEISRSYVSRIEKRALKKLRKELKSEKSLI
- a CDS encoding peptidoglycan D,D-transpeptidase FtsI family protein, whose protein sequence is MQKKTTLPKRIIRRTHSIFLIFIIGYLVLIYXTADIQIINSDLYKEKVESQNTRKIELNSGRGTVYDRNDKPLTDNQISKIIVATKEEILTDNKIKNLVDKVIRDSDGELKKDVQYNVLESVVEIEVKEIDSNTEKLLEESGVIVEERKLRYSSDGLLSHTIGYINSVDKIGQYGIEKSMEDLLNNSHEEYISVFKAGQAGNEGNENIGILKGTIQTIDQNNDDRHIKLTIDQDIQKIVESVADKEENPSAIVVSDVDTGEILAISSRPNFDQNNLSQYITSKNGETMNRAIQVSYPVGSIFKIVVLYAALENNIIDENYEYDCSGNISIGKNNEILNCNKLDGHGVQTLKEAFSNSCNPAFLDIAMKVGKDEIIEAAKKLKLSQKIDIGLDEEKSRDIPNDISIRNLAIGQGSMEFTPIQVNQMTQIIANNGTYKQLYLYDSILDSNKNIIKTLKGSKNQDIISPYSITKVKEMMKNVSKEGTGKDLNDLPGGCGVKTGTAQSTINNIKVNHSWITGFYPENNPKYAITVLVEGNENGNKSSIPLFKEICIKINNKK
- the udk gene encoding uridine kinase, producing MNKKRPLIIGITGGTGSGKSTVCKAIIENIPEENIATLEQDAYYKDQSHLTFEERLKTNYDHPLSFDNKLLIKHLDELCEGKTIEKPIYDYELHTRKQNETVTIAPKDIIIVEGIMIFEDEELRDKLDIKIYVDTEDDIRILRRIQRDIKERGRTVDSVIEQYLSTVKPAHDQFIEPYKKYADIIMPEGGQNEVAIDIVITKIKTQLN
- a CDS encoding peptidase U32 family protein, whose product is MHKVELLAEAFNLNSLKLNIENGCDAVFIGDELKNFSIDELKNSVEYAHNRGKKVFVSLNKIPHEKDINEIKKYIKSLVETGIDAIVVIEPGMLTIVKEVSKDVTVHLSDQANITNYETAQFWYNQGIKRMIVSKELSCEEIGQIRLNCPVDMEIEALVHGSLFISHSGRKLLSNFLTGKNANNENNIKSKQYNLVEEKRPGKYFPVYEDERGTFLFNTEDLCMIEYIPELIKCGITSLRIDGRMKDEQYVATAVAAYRKAIDAFYENPNTWEFDPLWLEDLNKLNNRNFTSGFYLNNPNKDE